TAAGCTGAAATAAGCCCTGCAGCAATAACGGCAGCGACAGGATTCCAGTATTTGATCAGATAATTTTGTTTGAATTGCTGCAAAATCTCTTTCATGAGTGAGTAAATCCTTAAAATGAAATGATGATTTGCAAGTGCGGTATAAAATGAAGAGATTTTTGAAGTGTCTGCCATTTTCCTATACACAAAACTTGCGATATAAGACAAATGAATTGTCGAGCAAGATAATAGCATTTGTTTTTTGTTAATGCACGAGGGGAGGGATAATTATTTATGGGTAATTTGAGAGAAGGACAGACTTGATGTCTGTCCAACTATTAGACGGGTAATTTCATTTCTCGGATACGCATGGTTAATCCATCGATTAACAATAAGCGTCCACATAAATTTGAACCAATTTTTAACCGTACTTTAATGGCTTCTAAGGCTTGAATAGAGCCAATAACACCCACAATTGGCGCGAGTACGCCCGCCTCTACACAACTTAAAACGTTTTGCCCAAATAGCTGGCTAAGTTGGCGATAGGTTGGGGTATTAGGTTCGTAAGTAAAGACGGAAACTTGCCCTTCTAAACGGATCGCTGCACCTGAAATTAGCGGGATCTTCGCTTGTTCGCACCCACGATCGAGCGCATTACGAATATCCACGTTATCGGTACAATCTAATATCACATCAAAGTGCGGTATGATTTCCGTGAGTTTTTCT
This is a stretch of genomic DNA from Haemophilus parainfluenzae. It encodes these proteins:
- the moeB gene encoding molybdopterin-synthase adenylyltransferase MoeB → MAELSYEEELRYNRQIILKAVDFDGQEKLKDSRMLIVGLGGLGCAASQYLAAAGVGHLTLLDFDTVSLSNLQRQVLHTDSRLNMPKVESAKIALQQINPHVEIKTINAQLSEEKLTEIIPHFDVILDCTDNVDIRNALDRGCEQAKIPLISGAAIRLEGQVSVFTYEPNTPTYRQLSQLFGQNVLSCVEAGVLAPIVGVIGSIQALEAIKVRLKIGSNLCGRLLLIDGLTMRIREMKLPV